The proteins below are encoded in one region of Rana temporaria chromosome 2, aRanTem1.1, whole genome shotgun sequence:
- the LOC120929034 gene encoding matrix metalloproteinase-18-like, whose product MKSLFLVFLLSVAYCSAFPAATSQDNEKNAKFAEEYLKKYYNLKTDGVHQSRKKNSSKFTEKIRQMQQSFGLKVTGTLDLDTMEMMQQPRCGFVDLGEYSVFPGNSGWKTRELTYRIVNYTPDMTIAEVDASIQRAFQVWTNVTPLTFTRIYKSVADIEISFAAQEHNDYYPFDGQHGTLAHAFAPGTGIGGDAHFDEDETWTSGSKDYNLFLVAAHEFGHSLGLSHSNDPSALMYPTYHFIEPSEFHLPDDDIRGIQSLYGAREVPVVTRPPSTPSSCQPITFDAVTTLRGEMLFFTNKTFLRQISQNSKAEHHLIKTFWPALPNHIQAAYEYKQKDQLLIFKGANYWVISGYQVTKDSPKSIYDLGFPRTVRRVDAAVHDENTEKTYFFVDDKFWSFDETKQKMDSVTPQKIIDGFPGVGTKVQAALQKDRLLYFFVGHNQYEFSTAKKRVTRLLKSNSWLKCGNVNINLKKALIK is encoded by the exons ATGAAGAGCTTGTTTCTCGTCTTTCTACTTTCAGTAGCATACTGCTCGGCTTTTCCAGCTGCAACTTCACAGGACAATGAAAAGAATGCCAAGTTTGCTGAA GAGTATTTGAAAAAATACTACAACCTTAAAACGGATGGGGTGCACCAGTccagaaagaaaaattctagtaaGTTTACAGAGAAGATTCGCCAGATGCAGCAGTCCTTTGGTTTGAAGGTGACCGGAACGCTTGACTTAGATACTATGGAAATGATGCAGCAACCCAGGTGTGGGTTTGTCGATTTGGGTGAATACAGTGTATTCCCAGGAAACTCTGGATGGAAGACAAGAGAACTCACATACAG AATAGTGAATTATACACCGGACATGACCATTGCCGAGGTGGATGCATCTATCCAGAGAGCCTTCCAGGTTTGGACAAATGTGACCCCCTTGACCTTTACTCGAATTTACAAAAGTGTTGCTGATATTGAGATCTCATTTGCAGCACAAG aGCACAATGACTACTATCCATTTGATGGTCAGCATGGAACTCTGGCCCACGCTTTTGCCCCAGGTACTGGAATCGGAGGAGATGCTCATTTTGATGAAGATGAAACATGGACTAGTGGATCTAAAG ATTATAACTTGTTCCTTGTGGCTGCTCATGAATTTGGCCATTCCTTGGGTCTCTCACACTCTAATGATCCCAGCGCTCTCATGTACCCAACTTACCACTTCATTGAACCCAGTGAATTCCACCTGCCTGACGATGACATTAGAGGAATTCAGTCACTCTATG GAGCCAGAGAAGTCCCAGTAGTTACACGACCACCAAGCACTCCTTCTTCCTGCCAGCCAATCACTTTTGATGCTGTGACAACTCTGCGGGGAGAGATGTTATTCTTCACCAACAA AACTTTCTTGCGCCAGATTTCTCAGAATTCAAAGGCTGAGCATCATTTAATCAAAACATTTTGGCCTGCCCTTCCAAATCATATTCAAGCGGCTTATGAGTACAAACAAAAGGACCAACTTCTTATCTTTAAAG gtGCTAATTATTGGGTTATCAGTGGTTATCAAGTCACAAAGGATTCACCCAAAAGCATCTATGACTTGGGCTTTCCCAGAACTGTTAGGAGAGTTGACGCTGCAGTCCATGATGAAAACACAGAAAAGACCTACTTCTTTGTAGATGACAAATTCTGGAG ttttGATGAAACAAAGCAGAAGATGGATTCTGTAACACCTCAGAAAATCATTGATGGCTTCCCTGGTGTTGGAACTAAGGTTCAAGCTGCTTTACAAAAGGATA GACTTCTTTATTTCTTTGTCGGTCACAACCAGTATGAATTCAGCACGGCTAAAAAGAGAGTCACCCGTTTACTGAAGAGCAACAGCTGGCTGAAGTGTGGAAATGTGAACATCAACCTGAAGAAAGCTCTGATAAAATAA